Proteins found in one Choloepus didactylus isolate mChoDid1 chromosome 25, mChoDid1.pri, whole genome shotgun sequence genomic segment:
- the DDX49 gene encoding probable ATP-dependent RNA helicase DDX49, whose product MAGFAQLGLSSWLVEQCRQLGLKQPTPVQLGCIPAILEGRDCLGCAKTGSGKTAAFVLPILQKLSEDPYGIFCLVLTPTRELAYQIAEQFRVLGKPLGLKDCIIVGGMDMVAQALELSRRPHVVIATPGRLADHLRSSSTFSIKKIRFLVLDEADRLLEQGCTDFTTDLEAILGAVPARRQTLLFSATLTDTLRELQGLATNQPFFWEAQAPVSTVEQLEQRYLLVPERVKDAYLVHLVQTFHDEHEDWSVIIFTNTCKTCQILCMMLRKFSFPTVALHSMMKQKERFSALAKFKSSIYRILIATDVASRGLDIPAVQLVINHNTPGLPKIYIHRVGRTARAGRQGTAITLVTQYDIHLLHAIEEQIGKKLEDFPVEEAPVLQILTQVNVVRRECEIKLEAANFDEKKEINKRKQLILEGKDPDLETKRKAELAKIRQKNRRFKDAVGQALQRHKANGAGRRGRPPRAQPKSPTGPTPTQGPA is encoded by the exons ATGGCAGGCTTCGCGCAACTCGGGCTGTCATCGTGGCTCGTGGAACAATGCCGACAGCTGGGTTTGAAGCAGCCCACGCCCGTGCAGCTCGGCTGCATCCCCGCCATCCTGGAGG GTCGGGACTGCTTGGGCTGTGCTAAGACAGGCAGTGGCAAGACGGCGGCGTTCGTCCTGCCCATTCTGCAGAAGCTCTCTGAGGACCCCTACGGCATCTTCTGCCTTGTCCTGACTCCCACCAG GGAGCTGGCCTACCAGATCGCCGAGCAGTTCCGGGTCCTGGGGAAGCCGCTGGGCTTGAAGGACTGCATCATCGTCGGCGGCATGG ACATGGTGGCCCAGGCCCTGGAGCTCTCCCGGAGGCCGCACGTGGTGATCGCCACGCCGGGGCGCCTGGCAGATCACCTCCGCAGCTCGAGCACCTTCAGCATCAAGAAGATTCGCTTCCTG GTGCTGGACGAGGCCGACCGGCTGCTGGAGCAGGGCTGCACTGACTTCACCACCGACCTGGAGGCCATCCTGGGGGCGGTGCCGGCCCGCCGACAGACGCTGCTCTTCAGTGCCACGCTCACCGACACGCTCCGGGAGCTGCAGGGCCTGGCCACCAACCAGCCCTTCTTCTGGGAGGCCCAGGCCCC GGTCAGCACGGTGGAGCAGCTGGAGCAGCGCTACCTGCTGGTGCCCGAGAGGGTCAAGGACGCGTACCTGGTGCATCTGGTGCAGACTTTCCATGACGAGCACGAGGACTGGTCCGTCATCATCTTCACCAACACGTGCAA GACCTGCCAGATCCTGTGCATGATGCTGCGCAAGTTCAGCTTCCCCACCGTGGCTTTGCATTCCATGATGAAGCAG AAAGAACGCTTCTCCGCCCTGGCCAAGTTCAAGTCCAGCATCTACCGGATCCTGATCGCCACAGACGTGGCGTCCCG GGGCCTGGACATTCCCGCCGTCCAGCTCGTCATCAACCACAACACCCCCGGACTGCCCAAGATCTACATCCACAGGGTCGGCCGGACGGCCCGCGCAG GGCGGCAGGGGACGGCCATCACACTGGTGACCCAGTATGACATCCACCTGCTGCACGCCATCGAGGAGCAGATCG GGAAGAAGCTGGAGGACTTCCCGGTGGAGGAGGCCCCGGTGCTCCAGATCCTCACGCAGGTCAACGTAGTGCGGCGGGAGTGTGAGATT AAACTGGAGGCGGCCAACTTCGACGAGAAGAAGGAGATCAACAAGCGCAAGCAGCTGATCCTGGAGGGGAAG GACCCCGACCTGGAGACCAAGCGCAAGGCCGAGCTGGCCAAGATCAGGCAGAAGAACCGGCGCTTCAAGGACGCGGTGGGGCAGGCGCTGCAGCGGCACAAGGCCAACGGGGCCGGACGCCGGGGACGCCCACCCAGGGCCCAGCCCAAGTCCCCCacaggccccacccccacccagggcccAGCCTGA
- the HOMER3 gene encoding homer protein homolog 3: MSTARERPIFSTRAHVFQIDPETKRNWVPAGKHALTVSYFYDASRNVYRIISFGGAKAIINSTVTPNMSFTKTSQKFGQWADSRANTVYGLGFASEQHLTQFAEKFQEVKEAARLAREKSQDGGELTAPALGLVSHQVPPSPLVSANGPGDEKLFRSQSADTPGPTEREKLKKMLSEGSVGEVQWEAEFFALQDSNSKLAGALREANAAAAQWRQQLEAQRAEAERLRQRVAELEAQVAAEPPAGGEKEGPGPALGQLEALVQTKDQEIQTLRSQAGGHREALDAAEREEVQQKVQELETRTAELEHQLQATEHGLEEARAERERARAEVVRATQLLDVKLFELSELREGLARLAEGAP; encoded by the exons ATGTCCACAGCCCG ggagcGCCCCATTTTCAGCACGCGGGCCCACGTCTTCCAGATCGACCCCGAGACCAAGAGAAACTGGGTCCCCGCGGGCAAGCACGCGCTCACAGTCTCCTACTTCTACGATGCCTCCCGCAATGTCTACCGCATCATCAGCTTTGGGGGTGCCAAG GCCATCATCAACAGCACTGTCACCCCCAACATGAGCTTTACCAAAACCTCCCAGAAGTTCGGGCAGTGGGCGGACAGCAGGGCCAACACCGTCTACGGGCTGGGCTTTGCCTCCGAGCAGCACCTGACGCAG TTTGCTGAGAAGTTCCAGGAAGTGAAGGAGGCAGCGAGGCTCGCTCGTGAGAAGTCTCAGGATGGCGGGGAGCTCACCGCCCCAGCCCTGGGGCTTGTTTCCCACCAG GTGCCCCCAAGCCCCCTCGTCAGCGCCAACGGCCCCGGCGACGAGAAACTGTTCCGCAGCCAGAGCGCGGACACCCCCGGCCCCACTGAGCGCGAGAAGCTCAAGAAGATGCTGTCGGAGGG CTCGGTGGGCGAGGTGCAGTGGGAGGCCGAGTTCTTCGCGCTGCAGGACAGCAACAGCAAGCTGGCGGGCGCCCTGCGGGAGGCCAACGCTGCCGCGGCGCAGTGGAGGCAGCAGCTGGAGGCGCAGCGCGCAGAGGCCGAGCGCCTGCGGCAGCGG GTGGCTGAGCTGGAGGCGCAGGTGGCCGCGGAGCCCCCCGCGGGGGGCGAGAAGGAGGGCCCCGGGCCGGCACTGGGGCAGCTGGAGGCGCTGGTGCAAACCAAGGACCAGGAGATCCAGACGCTGAGGAGCCAGGCGGGCGGCCACCGCGAGGCCCTGGACGCTGCCGAGCGCGAGGAGGTGCAGCAGAAGGTGCAG GAGCTGGAGACACGCACCGCGGAGCTGGAGCACCAGCTACAGGCCACGGAGCACGGCCTGGAGGAGGCGCGGGCCGAGCGGGAGCGGGCACGGGCGGAGGTGGTCCGGGCCACGCAGCTGCTAGATGTGAAGCTGTTCGAGCTGAGCGAGCTGCGCGAGGGCCTGGCCCGGCTGGCCGAGGGCGCCCCCTGA